A stretch of the Salarias fasciatus chromosome 3, fSalaFa1.1, whole genome shotgun sequence genome encodes the following:
- the LOC115383981 gene encoding doublesex- and mab-3-related transcription factor A1, with protein MESRIRPLGLSAHTPSPLGSLQMPPSLLRPPPLFLRACNPTLERGYPRTPKCARCRNHGVVSALKGHKRFCRWRDCVCAKCTLIAERQRVMAAQVALRRQQAQEESEARELRLLYPQGSALGTAVPASPSTPTAPAAPCFEVFGTENQKYDDKLSKYSFYNGLVGRPFFASHPARLPSPSGTGSPSPGKDITGDRGSPSPVSDQRSDPTESPHGSSSSSDPESGSESEKPKEYPSLERDPTDIMTKIFPHQKRDALESMVKTCKGDIVRSIELVLNSKESKSDSEGASQSGLPGALGPSGALGAPGNKSAFSPLHLPPAAGGDGLYGLSPRLGVSPLRLAYSSANGGVASFMSPYMTSGLMPVFPLRPPLDSYSFPGMIRDLSYLQSKESLCGTGLYARLNNDK; from the exons ATGGAGAGCAGGATCAGACCTCTTGGCCTGAGCGCGCACACTCCCAGCCCGCTGGGCAGCTTACAGATGCCCCCGTCCCTCCTGCGCCCTCCGCCGCTGTTCCTCCGCGCCTGCAACCCGACGCTGGAGAGAGGATACCCGCGCACCCCGAAGTGCGCCAGGTGCAGGAACCACGGCGTGGTCTCCGCGCTCAAGGGCCACAAGCGCTTCTGCCGCTGGAGAGACTGCGTGTGCGCAAAGTGCACGCTGATCGCGGAGCGGCAGAGGGTGATGGcggcgcaggtggcgctgcGGAGGCAGCAGGcgcaggaggagagcgaggcccGGGAGCTGCGCCTCCTCTACCCGCAGGGATCGGCCCTGGGCACCGCGGTACCGGCGTCTCCCAGCACACCCACTGCTCCAGCTGCGCCCTGCTTTGAGGTTTTTGGAACAGAAAACCAGAAATATG aTGACAAATTAAGCAAATACAGCTTCTACAATGGCTTGGTGGGTCGTCCCTTCTTCGCCTCCCACCCTGCACGGCTGCCCTCTCCAAGTGGAACCGGGTCTCCATCCCCCGGTAAGGACATCACCGGGGACCGCGGGAGTCCCTCGCCGGTGTCCGATCAGCGCTCTGACCCCACAGAGAGTCCCCAcgggtccagctcctcctcagatCCGGAGTCTGGGAGCGAGTCGGAGAAACCCAAGGAGTACCCGAGCCTGGAGCGCGACCCCACCGACATCATGACCAAGATCTTCCCCCATCAGAAACGGGACGCTCTGGAGTCTATGGTGAAGACGTGCAAAGGCGACATAGTCAGATCGATCGAGCTCGTGCTGAACTCTAAAGAGAGTAAATCTGACTCTGAAGGTGCGTCTCAGTCGGGTCTCCCGGGCGCGCTCGGGCCCTCCGGTGCGCTCGGCGCTCCGGGGAACAAGTCCGCCTTCTCCCCGCTGCACTTGCCGCCGGCTGCCGGGGGAGACGGCCTGTACGGACTGAGCCCCCGCCTCGGGGTCAGCCCCTTACGGCTCGCATATTCCTCTGCAAACGGCGGCGTGGCGAGTTTTATGTCACCATACATGACATCTGGACTGATGCCAGTGTTTCCTCTGCGCCCCCCTTTGGACTCATACTCCTTCCCCGGGATGATCCGAGACCTCAGTTACCTCCAGAGCAAAGAGTCCCTGTGCGGTACAGGACTTTACGCACGACTAAACAATGACAAATAA